The Danio rerio strain Tuebingen ecotype United States chromosome 10, GRCz12tu, whole genome shotgun sequence genome contains a region encoding:
- the LOC103908726 gene encoding uncharacterized protein, which translates to MANNTSAAFFNRVNTITTEFVNENHRSDTMASPSPSTVMRSPTENTEKRRKGNKASAFFKRAWKAVKRPFLCCDRNRVVPFEPRSDVDDFQHLPVPGPSRTVAAHADLEPVWQPGQVCEDLQPLSVPGPFSIEQTADVPNADPARPESSTALTGHVDTELVCLPGQVWEDPQPISVHDLSNIKNMTDADSACPESPPSVQDPSDIDGTDEKPKKGRKGKRVSAFFKRVWKAATRPFLCCDTDVVQHLTPQPEPEPEPEPEPEPEPEPEPEPEPEPEPEPEPEPEPEPEPEPESESDSESESESESESVLEEPNEASGLTLGSRVGLFEVKDLIGEGSYGKVYLGSHVFNERTKVALKYIKKRKQDRYLDVDGHSKPVLAEVAIMLKLMKDPPCPSIITLHHWIKNKNDFVLFLEYAESSQNLAYYVRSTLDIDETHARRLMCQLIQAVKFCAERGVFHGDMHSGNILVTQPRSELKLIDFGCARLITSEPFNSSDYRGALLYTPPEVLRDPTFFPNPAYVWTLGLILYEILHGQLAFFDTHSIIVGDLQTDLTLSLDCLDLISQCLVRNPEKRLQLHQLEEHRWFNPTSPNPVQQ; encoded by the exons ATGGCAAATAACACGTCAGCTGCGTTTTTTAACCGAGTTAATACGATCACGACTGAGTTTGTCAACGAAAATCATCGAAGTGACACGATGGCTTCTCCTTCACCTTCTACCGTGATGAGAAGCCCAACAG AAAACACAGAGAAAAGGAGGAAAGGGAATAAAGCctctgctttctttaagagagCATGGAAGGCTGTGAAGCGCCCTTTCCTTTGCTGTGACCGGAACAGAGTGGTTCCCTTTGAACCACGGTCAGATGTCGACGATTTCCAGCATCTGCCTGTTCCAGGTCCCTCCAGGACCGTCGCAGCACATGCAGACCTTGAGCCGGTGTGGCAGCCAGGCCAGGTCTGTGAAGATCTtcagccgttgagtgttccgggcccctTCAGCATTGAGCAAACAGCAGATGTGCCGAATGCAGATCCGGCCCGTCCAGAGTCCTCGACGGCCCTCACAGGTCATGTTGATACTGAGCTGGTGTGTCTGCCAGGCCAGGTCTGGGAAGATCCCCAGCCAATCAGTGTCCATGACCTCTCCAATATTAAGAACATGACGGATGCAGATTCGGCCTGTCCTGAGTCGCCTCCGTCTGTTCAAGACCCCTCTGATATTGATGGGACTGATG aaaaacccaagaaaggaaggaaaggcaAAAGAGTCTCTGCTTTCTTCAAGAGAGTATGGAAGGCTGCAACGCGCCCTTTCCTGTGCTGTGACACGGATGTAGTCCAGCATCTTACACCACAACCTGAGCCAGAGCCAGAGCCCGAGCCTGAACCTGAGCCTGAACCTGAGCCTGAGCCTGAGCCTGAGCCTGAGCCTGAGCCTGAGCCTGAACCTGAACCTGAACCTGAACCTGAACCTGAGCCCGAGTCCGAGTCCGATTCTGAGTCCGAGTCCGAGTCCGAGTCAGAGTCAGTTCTTGAGGAGCCTAATGAGGCTTCTGGGCTGACTCTTG gatcTAGGGTGGGTCTTTTTGAAGTGAAAGacctgattggagaaggaagttATGGCAAGGTGTATCTGGGATCTCACGTATTTAATGAGAGAACAAAG GTTGCCCTGAAGTACATCAAGAAGCGTAAACAGGACCGCTATCTCGACGTT gatGGTCATTCCAAACCTGTGCTTGCAGAAGTGGCAATCATGCTTAAGTTGATGAAGGACCCACCTTGCCCCAGCATCATCACATTACACCACTGGATTAAGAATAAGAACGACTTCGTTCTCTTTCTGGAGTACGCCGAGTCATCCCAGAACTTGGCTTATTACGTCAGAAGTACATTGGACATTGATGAAACCCACGCACGCCGGTTAATGTGTCAGTTGATCCAAGCTGTCAAGTTCTGCGCTGAGCGTGGAGTTTTCCATGGAGATATGCACTCGGGGAACATCCTGGTGACTCAACCCCGATCAGAGCTCAAACTGATTGACTTTGGTTGTGCTCGGCTAATTACCAGCGAGCCTTTCAACAGCAGTGATTATCGAG GAGCCTTACTTTACACACCGCCTGAGGTTCTGAGGGATCCCACATTCTTTCCTAACCCGGCGTACGTCTGGACATTAGGCCTCATCCTGTATGAAATATTGCATGGACAATTGGCCTTTTTCGACACGCATTCGATAATCGTTGGAGACCTCCAGACAGACCTCACCTTATCTTTAG ATTGCCTGGACCTGATTTCCCAGTGTTTGGTCCGCAATCCAGAGAAGCGACTGCAGTTACATCAGTTAGAAGAGCACCGGTGGTTCAATCCAACGAGCCCAAATCCTGTGCAGCAGTGA